Proteins found in one Toxotes jaculatrix isolate fToxJac2 chromosome 18, fToxJac2.pri, whole genome shotgun sequence genomic segment:
- the samd14 gene encoding sterile alpha motif domain-containing protein 14, with protein MSTGLDDADNVFDLNEAIPETELLDNSIQKGRAQLSVKARRHRPSRSRYRDSVSSTEGDDSLDRKDSPLHSARSPLHLAMQGSSPSPDSLLSARSPAFSFDASLVRRSPEDGGASLAAPPRGRYHQLTNATSQEALVTPSSSPSKSCPSSDGSPVYMRRSRRPDSEVLVSDASQDTSPADPSSPTVVFDKKTKKRFLDLGVTLRRSYVRVRKDKSNRLSVGSREPSESPSRSSGSFVPFSWFTEGRGSLSSSGTPPCSPKLPPLSSPRPRKSHSQESALSEEFSPPHTSSSTSPPVDSSSSRSSHPYHTLSQSSDEPGDEPSSVVSSWTTQQVCQWLRGLNMEQYVPEFNARDIDGQQLLQMDGSKLKGLGVLSSSDRSALKRRIKDIHTAAEKERKALDKLEKQKEKQRRKDQEQHRN; from the exons ATGTCCACCGGCCTGGACGACGCAGACAACGTGTTTG acCTGAACGAAGCGATCCCAGAGACCGAGCTGCTGGATAACAGCATCCAGAAAGGCCGAGCCCAGCTGTCCGTCAAGGCACGGAGGCACCGCCCCTCCAGGTCCCGTTACCGTGACAGCGTGAGCTCGACGGAGGGAGACGACAGCCTGGACAGGAAg GACAGTCCGTTACACTCTGCCCGCTCACCTCTCCACCTGGCCATGCAAGGCTCCTCCCCATCCCCTGATTCGCTGTTGTCAGCCCGAAGCCCCGCCTTCTCCTTTGACGCATCACTG GTGCGCCGCTCTCCGGAGGACGGAGGCGCGTCATTGGCTGCTCCTCCACGGGGGCGGTACCACCAGCTGACCAATGCGACGTCTCAGGAGGCTCTGGTGACGCCCAGCAGCTCACCGTCCAAATCCTGCCCCTCCTCCGATGGCTCACCTGTCTAcatgaggaggagcagaaggcCCGACAGTGAAG TGTTGGTGTCTGATGCGAGTCAGGACACCAGTCCAGCTGATCCCAGCAGTCCAACCGTCGTCTTTGACAAGAAAACTAAGAAACGCTTCCTGGATCTggg GGTGACGCTGAGACGTTCGTATGTCAGGGTGAGGAAAGATAAATCCAACAGGCTCTCTGTGGGCAGCAG agagCCGTCTGAGAGTCCATCTCGCTCCTCTGGATCCTTCGTCCCGTTCTCCTGGTTCACCGAAGGACGGGGGTCACTGTCCTCCTCTGGGACTCCCCCCTGCTCCCCCAAACTCCCTCCACTGAGCTCCCCACGACCACGCAAGTCTCACTCCCAG GAGTCGGCTCTCAGTGAGGagttttctcctcctcacacctcctcctccacctctcctcctgttgactcctcctcctccagatcCTCCCATCCATACCACACCCTGTCCCAGTCCTCTGatgag ccTGGCGATGAACCGTCCTCTGTGGTCTCCTCATGGACGACTCAGCAGGTCTGTCAGTGGCTCAGAGGACTCAACATGGAGCAGTACGTCCCAGAATTCAATGCAAGAGACATCGatggacagcagctgctgcagatggaCGGCAGCAAGCTGaag GGTCTGGGCGTGCTCAGTTCGTCCGATCGCAGCGCGCTGAAGCGTCGCATTAAAGACATCCACACTgcggcagagaaggagagaaaagctcTGGACAAactggagaaacagaaagagaaacaacgAAGGAAAGACCAGGAGCAGCACAGGAACTGA
- the LOC121198095 gene encoding leucine-rich repeat-containing protein 3-like, with protein sequence MTFKPCPTTVSPPPPSSSVVDLSLQKMLLLLLLILPLPNLVMTSSPFTVARWHHGNRFSANNICQRSETLDGGLTVRCSGLRLTQVPVGLSNLTIRLFLDKNLLSSLPADSFSHLFLLDELDLSHNQLSSLEAGCFCGLVSSLRFLDLSSNQLSALDPAALGGLRARANLTHNPWHCDCVMQLSVPQLDLDPSSLTEVTCQTSDLPNLGAVGIPLVLLVEDWDLCLSVRRTTDVVMLVTMFLWFSVVISYLVYYVRQNQGEARRHMEYIKSLQSRQV encoded by the exons ATGACGTTCAAACCCTGTCCCACCACCGTGAGCCCACCGCCGCCCTCTTCTTCGGTGGTGGACTTGTCACTACAGAAGatgctccttcttcttcttctgatcCTCCCATTGCCCAACCTtgtgatgacatcatcaccaTTTACTGTCGCTCGCTGGCACCATGGCAACAGATTCTCCGCCAATAACATCTGTCAACGCTCAGAGACACTGGACGGAGGACTGACGGTTCGCTGTAGTGGACTGAGACTGACACAg GTGCCTGTCGGCCTCTCTAACCTCACCATTCGTCTGTTTCTGGATAAAAACCTCCTCAGTTCTCTGCCGGCTGACTCCTTTTCTCATCTGTTCCTGCTCGATGAGCTCGACCTTTCACACAACCAG CTCTCTTCTCTTGAAGCCGGTTGTTTCTGTGGTTTGGTGTCCTCTCTTCGTTTCCTGGACCTCTCATCCAATCAGCTGTCTGCACTGGACCCTGCGGCGCTCGGTGGACTGCGAGCTCGCGCCAACCTGACACACAACCCCTGgcactgtgactgtgtgatgcAA ctgtCGGTGCCTCAGTTGGACCTGGACCCGTCCTCTCTGACTGAAGTCACCTGTCAAACCTCTGACCTCCCAAACCTTG gagcTGTCGGGATTCCACTGGTCTTACTGGTGGAGGACTGggatctgtgtctgtctgtgaggagAACCACTGACGTGGTGATGCTGGTTACCATGTTCCTCTGGTTCTCCGTGGTCATCTCTTACCTGGTCTACTATGTCCGACAGAACCAGGGGGAAGCCCGAAGACACATGGAGTACATCAAATCCCTGCAGAGCCGCCAGGTGTAG
- the psmd3 gene encoding 26S proteasome non-ATPase regulatory subunit 3, giving the protein MKETAAKRRDKAGGRDRDSKAEKPKNQGPEPQDVEMPEEEAANAAKQPKELDSLTLDDIKEHVKQIEKAVSGKEPRFVLRALRALPSTSRRLNTNVLHKAISGFFTNNTTTRDFLLGFLEEPMEMADGDVQFRPRTGKAASAPLLPEVEAYLQLLLVVHLTNIKRYTEAQRVSDDLLQKIGSKNRRALDLVAAKCYYYHARVYEFLNQFDTIRSFLHTRLRTATLRHDADGQAVLLNLLLRNYLHFNLYDQAEKLVSKSVFPELANNNEWARYLYYTGRIKAIQLEYSEARRTLTNALRKAPQHTAVGFKQTVHKLLIVVELLLGEIPDRLQFRQPSLKRSLMPYFLLTQAVRTGNLAKFNQVLEQFGEKFQTDGTYTLIIRLRHNVIKTGVRMISLSYSRISLADIAQKLQLDSPEDAEFIVAKAIRDGVIEASINHEKGFVQSKETMDIYGTREPQLAFHQRISFCLDIHNMSVKAMRFPPKAYNKDLESAEERREREQQDLEFAKEMAEDDDDSFP; this is encoded by the exons ATGAAGGAGACAGCGGCCAAACGGCGCGATAAAGCGGGAGGCCGGGACCGGGACTCCAAAGCCGAGAAGCCGAAGAACCAGGGCCCGGAGCCGCAGGACGTTGAAATGCCGGAGGAGGAGGCGGCTAACGCGGCTAAACAGCCCAAAGAGCTCGACAGCCTGACCCTGGATG ACATTAAGGAGCATGTGAAGCAGATAGAGAAGGCGGTGTCGGGGAAGGAGCCTCGGTTTGTTCTTCGTGCTCTCCGAGCGTTACCGTCCACCAGCCGCCGTCTGAACACCAACGTGCTGCACAAAGCCATCAGTGGGTTCTtcaccaacaacaccaccaccagggaCTTCCTGCTGGGCTTcctggaggag ccaATGGAGATGGCGGACGGAGATGTCCAGTTTCGTCCGAGGACAGGTAAAGCagcttcagctcctctgctgccGGAGGTGGAGGcttacctgcagctgctgctggtggttcACCTGACCAACATCAAGAGATACACCGAG GCTCAGAGAGTTTCCGACGACTTGCTGCAGAAGATCGGCTCGAAGAACCGCAGAGCTCTGGACCTGGTGGCTGCTAAGTGTTATTATTACCACGCCAGAGTGTATGAGTTCCTGAACCAGTTCGACACCATCcgcag TTTCCTCCACACTCGGCTGCGTACGGCGACTCTGCGTCACGACGCTGACGGTCAGGCCGTCCTTCTCAACCTGCTGCTGAGGAACTACCTGCACTTCAACCTGTACGACCAGGCCGAGAAGCTGGTGTCCAAATCGGTGTTTCCGGAGCTCGCCAACAACAACGAGTGGGCCAGGTACCTTTATTACACAG GCCGTATTAAGGCGATCCAGTTGGAGTACTCTGAGGCTCGCAGGACTTTGACCAATGCGCTGAGGAAAGCTCCACAACACACCGCTGTGGGGTTCAAACAGACG gtccATAAGCTGCTGATTGTGGTGGAGCTGTTGTTGGGAGAGATTCCTGACAGACTTCAGTTCAGACAGCCGTCACTCAAAAGGTCACTGATGCCGTACTTCCTGCTCACACAGG CGGTGAGAACAGGTAACCTGGCCAAGTTTAACCAGGTGTTGGAGCAGTTCGGGGAGAAGTTTCAGACGGACGGGACGTACACGCTCATCATCCGCCTGAGACACAACGTCATCAAGACCG gtgtgcgTATGATCAGCCTGTCGTACTCTCGGATCTCTCTGGCTGACATCGCTCAGAAGCTGCAGCTCGACAGTCCTGAGGACGCCGAGTTCATCGTCGCCAAG GCGATCCGTGACGGTGTGATCGAGGCCAGCATTAACCACGAGAAAGGCTTCGTCCAATCAAAGGAGACCATGGACATCTACGGCACCAGAGAGCCTCAGCTGGCTTTTCACCAGAGAATCTCCTTCTGCCTGGACATCCACAACATGTCTGTCAAG gcCATGAGGTTTCCTCCCAAAGCTTACAACAAAGACCTGGAGTCAGCAGAG GAGCGTCGGGAGCGGGAGCAGCAGGATCTGGAGTTTGCTAAAGAAATGGCTGAAGATGACGATGACAGCTTCCCATGA
- the LOC121199022 gene encoding granulocyte colony-stimulating factor-like, producing MKTRTAVALLRCFCFCFAVLAQSAPVGPASDPPPVFREAAERAKTLVEKILRDLPSVHASTVITEGLTLDASAQTTNLQMMVTSLGIPAAPVLKPLSERFTLDMCVSRMSAGGQLYQGLLGVLSERLSGLKDLQADLRDLLTLINKMKEAAQLGGDSLDPNQSLDLASRLHGNYEVQVAVHLTLTQLRSFCHDMIRSLRAVATYRPRAETAR from the exons ATGAAGACCCGGACAG CCGTCGCTCTGCTGcgctgcttctgcttctgctttgcaGTGTTGGCTCAGTCAGCTCCCGTCGGCCCGGCGTCCGACCCTCCCCCGGTGTTCAGGGAGGCCGCTGAGCGAGCGAAGACGCTGGTGGAGAAAATTCTGAGAGACCTCCCCTCCGTTCACGCCTCCACCGTCATCACGGAG GGTCTCACCCTCGATGCCTCCGCCCAGACCACAAACCTGCAGATGATGGTGACCTCACTGGGAATCCCCGCCGCCCCCGTCCTCAAACCGCTGTCCGAGCGCTTCACACTG GACATGTGTGTGAGTCGTATGTCGGCAGGCGGGCAGTTGTACCAGGGGCTGCTGGGAGTTTTGTCTGAAAGACTGAGTGGACTGAAGGACCTGCAAGCCGACCTCAGAGACCTGCTGACACTCATCAACAAG atgaaAGAGGCGGCTCAGCTCGGCGGCGACAGTTTGGATCCGAACCAGAGTCTGGATCTGGCCTCTCGTCTCCATGGTAACTATGAGGTCCAGGTGGCGGTCCACCTGACGCTGACGCAGCTTCGTTCCTTCTGTCATGACATGATCCGCAGCCTGAGAGCTGTCGCCACCTACAGGCCACGTGCTGAGACTGCACGCTAA